Genomic segment of Octadecabacter arcticus 238:
TGATTATCTGCGCGACAATATGAAATCCGAACTGGCACAGATGAACCAGCGCGGCCACAACTACGCGATCGTCGACGAAGTGGATTCTATTCTGGTTGATGAGGCGCGCACACCGTTGATCATTTCCGGACCGGCCGAAGACCGTTCAGCGATGTATACGACCATCGACAAGCTGATCCCTGAAATTACGGACGAACATTTCACGCTCGATGAAAAGACCCGCAACGTTAATTACACCGACGAGGGTAACGAATTTCTCGAAGAGCGGTTGGTGTCGGCAGGTATCTTGCCCGCTGATCAATCCCTTTATGCGCCCGAAAGCACGTCAATCGTGCACCATGTCAATCAAGGTCTGCGTGCCCACAAGCTGTTCACCAAGGACAAGGATTACATCGTGCGCGACAACGAGGTTGTGCTGATTGACGAATTCACTGGACGGATGATGACAGGTCGTCGTTTGTCCGAAGGTCTGCACCAAGCGATTGAGGCGAAAGAGGGCTGCAAGATCATGCCCGAGAACGTCACGCTGGCGTCTGTCACGTTCCAGAACTATTTCCGCCTGTATGATAAGCTGGGTGGCATGACGGGTACCGCGCTCACCGAGGCAGATGAATTTGCTGAGATTTACGGGTTAGGTGTTGTCGAGGTTCCGACAAACCGCCCCATCGCCCGTGTCGATGAGCATGACCAAGTGTATCGCACGGCGACAGAAAAGTTTAACGGCGTCGTTAAAGCAATCAAAGAAGCCAACGAAAAGGGTCAGCCGACTCTTGTTGGTACGACATCTATTGAGAAGTCTGAATTTTTAAGCCAACTTTTGACGACTGAAGGCATCGTGCACAACGTTTTGAACGCACGCCAGCACGAGCAGGAAGCGCAGATTGTCGCTGATGCAGGTAAGCTGGGTGCTGTGACGATTGCGACCAACATGGCAGGTCGTGGTACGGACATTAAGCTGGGTGGCAACGTTGAATTCAAGATCATGGAAGCCATCGCGGCGTCGCCCGATGACGACAATGAAGTCGTGCGCGCAAAGATCGAAGCAGCACACACCTGCGATGAACAGGCCGTTAAAGACGCAGGCGGTTTGTACGTTTTGGCGACTGAACGCCACGAAAGCCGTCGCATCGACAACCAGCTTCGTGGGCGATCAGGCCGTCAGGGTGATCCGGGAAAGTCGTCATTCTTCCTATCCCTCGAAGACGATCTGATGCGTATTTTTGGGTCTGAACGGTTGGACAAAGTTCTATCATCACTTGGCATGAAAGACGGCGAAGCAATTGTGCACCCTTGGGTCAACAAGTCGCTTGAGCGCGCCCAGGCGAAAGTCGAAGGCCGTAACTTCGACATTCGTAAACAGTTGCTGAAATTTGACGATGTGATGAACGACCAGCGTAAAGTGATCTTTAGCCAGCGTCGCGAAATCATGGAAGCCGCAGATCTGTCCGAGATCGTATCCGATATGCGCAGCCAAGTGATTGACGATTTGGTAGACGTCCATATTCCAGCCAAAAGTTACGCTGACCAATGGGATACCGAAGGGCTTTATGCGCAGGTCATCGCCCAGTTGGGAATCGACGTTCCTGTTATCGAATGGGCCAACGAAGAAGGCGTTGATGATAGTGATCTGCGTGAACGCCTCGAAGAAGCATCAGAAGCGTACATGGCTGAGAAGACGGTGGCCTTTGGCCCCGAAATCATGCGCAACATCGAAAAGCAGATCCTACTGCAGACGATTGACGCCAAATGGCGTGAGCATTTGCTGACGCTTGAACACCTTCGGTCCGTCGTGGGCTTTCGTGGGTATGCGCAGCGTGATCCTCTCAATGAATATAAAACTGAATCGTTTCAGCTTTTTGAAAGCCTGCTAGATGGGCTGCGGTCTGATGTGACGCAAAAGCTTGCGCAAATTCGACCCATGTCGAAAGACGAACAAGAGGCGATGGTCGCACAAGCTATGGAACAGCAACGTCAGGCAAAGGCCGCAGCGGATGCACCGGCGTTGCCAGCGCCAACAGCAGACGCGAAGCCGGGCTTTGACGACGCGGATCCTGCGACTTGGGGCAACCCCGGGCGCAATGATTTATGTCCCTGTGGATCTGGAAATAAATTCAAACATTGCCACGGCCGCTTAACCTAGGCGCTTAACCTTAGAGCTAGACGAAAAGCCGCGTTCTCGCCTTATTGCTGCCTGAAAGAATCCTCATGTCTGCCCTTTTAAGGCCATGGGGATAAAGCAATCTCCTTCCTGACCCCTAGTGGGACCCGTGTTCGGGTAAGGAGTGATACAATGGCGAAACTCAGAAAAATTGGCATGGCAGCCGGCACATTTAGCGTCGCGTTGGGCATCGGCTTTATTATGCAAAATGGTGACGTCTTGGCGAGCCGGTTCGGTGCCGAGTCGGCGCCGGTCCAGCCAGCACCGTTTACGCAATCCGTCGGAGAGGCAGAGATGGTCGAGGACCAGCCGTTGATGGAAAACCCTGTTTCCGAGAACAATGAGGTCGTACCGATTCCGGTGGTACAAGGCGGAGTCGTTTTTGCGACTTCCCCTGAAGTCATGGAACCTGCGCCTGCTGTATCTGCAGCAGTCATCCTGCCGGAAACTGCAAAAGTGCCGGTTGAGCAGGCGTCACCAATCCAACTCGCGGCACTCGATTCAGAATAGACTCCGATTGTGGAGTCAAATGTTGCTGGTGACACTGCAATTGATTGCGTGTCGTCTATGGAAGCAACAGCTGGCGCTGCAGCCAGTATCGGATTGACCATTGTGTCGCCATGTCACGTAAATTCACCGTTCACGATCCACCATCAAGGCATGATGTTTACTTTCCACAAACGGGATTAAAGCCACCGGCTTCCAGCCGGTCCGCTTCAGCGTAATGTACTATAATCTTCCCTCTCATTTTTAAGACCCCGCGAAGCGGTAAGGGTCTTAAAAATGAGAGGGAAGATTATGATCTATTCCACAGGAAGCCATACCAAATTTTATCACCGATTTCACGTCGTCTGGACAACAAAATACCGATACAAAGTTATGCGCGGTGAGATGCGTGAGCGTATCCGTGAAATCATTATCCAAACATGCCGAGAACTTGGCGTGCATATTGAGAAGGGCGTATTGTCGACCGATCACGTCCACATGTTCATATCGGTCCCGCCTCAGATAGCATTGTCAAAGGTGATGATGCGGATCAAGGGACGCTCGTCTTATAAGATACAGCGCGAGTTTCCCGAACTGCGCAAACGGTACTCGGGCCAGCGGTTTTGGGCTCGCGGATTTTTCTCAACAACTAGCGGCAATGTCACTGACGCTGTCATACTTCAGTATCTTGAATTACATTCAAAAAGGGAACCTTGGATTCAAACATCAAGTGCAACGGTTGATTTGAAGGCCGCGATTTCGTCGGCCATGGCTTCAGCGGGTGTTCTCCAACCGAGAGTTTTTCTCGGACGGTTGTTCATCAGGTTTGCAACGTCGTTCAGCCATGTTTGGCTTGCACCGTTCAGGTCAGTTCCTTTGGGCATGTACTGACGCAGCAGTCCGTTGGTGTTCTCGTTGCTGCCACGCTGCCAAGGCGCATGCGGATCGCAGAACCAGATATCGATCTTCAACCGTCTGGCGAGTTCGGGGTGGCAGGCCATTTCGGAGCCGCGGTCGTAGGTCATGCTCTTGCGCAAAGCAGCGGGTAGTCGTCTCATCTGGCGGGTGAAGCTGTCGAGCGCGGCCTCGGCCCCATTGCCGTCCATTTTGCAAAGAATGACAAAGCGTGTCTTGCGCTCGACCAAGGTCCCCACTGACGAGCGATTGAATGCGCCCTTGATGAGGTCGCCCTCCCAATGGCCTGGTACCAGTCGCGCTTCGATCTCTTCAGGGCGGTTGATAATGCGCAATGATTCCGGGACCATAGCACTGCCCGCCGCTGTCCTGCGCTTGAGCCCACGCTTAGGCTTCGCTTGACGCAACGCCTCGATCATCGCCGCCTTCAGCCCACCACGTGGCTGCGCGTAAATCGCGGCATAGATGGTCTCATGGCTCACATGGGCGGATGGATCATCAGGCTTCATGAGACGCAGTCTCTGCGCAATCTGCTCAGGCGACCAGTGCAGATGTACGAGCTTGCCATGAACGAAACGATAAAGATCGCTCCCCTCCACAAGCTTGCGCTCGCGGCGGCAGCGCGCACGCCGGGCATCATAGGCCTGCCGCGCCGCTTGCGGGCAATAGCTGCCGTCTTCCTGCCGACCTCGCGCCAGCTCACGGCAGATCGTGCTCGCCGGGCGATGCAAAAGCTGGCCGATCAACCGCTGACTGCTGCCCCTATTATGCTCGGCTAATATCACGCCACGGTCCTCGCTGCTGAGGTGCTTGCTTCGTATGTCCATCACAACA
This window contains:
- the secA gene encoding preprotein translocase subunit SecA translates to MLGLGTIAKKIFGTPNDRLVKATLPQIEQVNALEPECQALSDEGIKAKTEELAKRAMGGESLDDLLPEAFANCREAARRALGLRAFDVQLMGGIFLHQGNISEMKTGEGKTLVATFPAYLNALTGKGVHVVTVNDYLAKRDAEWMSQVFGALGLTTGVIYPQQPEAEKNAAYRCDVTYATNNELGFDYLRDNMKSELAQMNQRGHNYAIVDEVDSILVDEARTPLIISGPAEDRSAMYTTIDKLIPEITDEHFTLDEKTRNVNYTDEGNEFLEERLVSAGILPADQSLYAPESTSIVHHVNQGLRAHKLFTKDKDYIVRDNEVVLIDEFTGRMMTGRRLSEGLHQAIEAKEGCKIMPENVTLASVTFQNYFRLYDKLGGMTGTALTEADEFAEIYGLGVVEVPTNRPIARVDEHDQVYRTATEKFNGVVKAIKEANEKGQPTLVGTTSIEKSEFLSQLLTTEGIVHNVLNARQHEQEAQIVADAGKLGAVTIATNMAGRGTDIKLGGNVEFKIMEAIAASPDDDNEVVRAKIEAAHTCDEQAVKDAGGLYVLATERHESRRIDNQLRGRSGRQGDPGKSSFFLSLEDDLMRIFGSERLDKVLSSLGMKDGEAIVHPWVNKSLERAQAKVEGRNFDIRKQLLKFDDVMNDQRKVIFSQRREIMEAADLSEIVSDMRSQVIDDLVDVHIPAKSYADQWDTEGLYAQVIAQLGIDVPVIEWANEEGVDDSDLRERLEEASEAYMAEKTVAFGPEIMRNIEKQILLQTIDAKWREHLLTLEHLRSVVGFRGYAQRDPLNEYKTESFQLFESLLDGLRSDVTQKLAQIRPMSKDEQEAMVAQAMEQQRQAKAAADAPALPAPTADAKPGFDDADPATWGNPGRNDLCPCGSGNKFKHCHGRLT
- a CDS encoding IS30 family transposase, with amino-acid sequence MDIRSKHLSSEDRGVILAEHNRGSSQRLIGQLLHRPASTICRELARGRQEDGSYCPQAARQAYDARRARCRRERKLVEGSDLYRFVHGKLVHLHWSPEQIAQRLRLMKPDDPSAHVSHETIYAAIYAQPRGGLKAAMIEALRQAKPKRGLKRRTAAGSAMVPESLRIINRPEEIEARLVPGHWEGDLIKGAFNRSSVGTLVERKTRFVILCKMDGNGAEAALDSFTRQMRRLPAALRKSMTYDRGSEMACHPELARRLKIDIWFCDPHAPWQRGSNENTNGLLRQYMPKGTDLNGASQTWLNDVANLMNNRPRKTLGWRTPAEAMADEIAAFKSTVALDV